A portion of the Pseudomonas sp. PSE14 genome contains these proteins:
- the algD gene encoding GDP-mannose 6-dehydrogenase, with protein sequence MRISIFGLGYVGAVCAGCLSARGHEVVGVDVSTTKIDLINKGKSPIVEPGLESLLEQGIRSARLSGTTDFKKAVLDTDVSFICVGTPSKKNGDLDLGYIESVCREIGYAIREKKDRHTVVVRSTVLPGTVNNVVIPIIEDCSGKKAGVDFGVGTNPEFLRESTAIKDYDFPPMTVIGELDAQTGDLLEEIYRELDAPIIRKTIEVAEMIKYTCNVWHAAKVTFANEIGNIAKAVGVDGREVMDVICQDNKLNLSRYYMKPGFAFGGSCLPKDVRALTYRASQLDVEHPMLGSIMRSNQHQVQKAFDIIAAHGSRKVGLLGLSFKSGTDDLRESPLVELAEMLIGKGYDLQIFDRNVEYARVHGANKEYIESKIPHVSSLLVSDLDAVVKSSDILVLGNGDELFVDVVNKASEGKKVVDLIGFMPSVTDERAEGICW encoded by the coding sequence ATGCGAATCAGCATCTTTGGTCTTGGGTACGTTGGCGCAGTATGTGCCGGCTGCCTGTCCGCACGAGGCCACGAAGTCGTCGGGGTGGATGTTTCCACCACCAAGATCGATCTGATCAACAAAGGGAAGTCGCCCATCGTCGAACCCGGTCTGGAATCGCTGCTGGAGCAGGGCATCCGTTCCGCTCGCCTGTCGGGCACCACCGACTTCAAGAAGGCCGTTCTGGACACCGATGTGTCGTTCATCTGCGTCGGTACGCCGAGCAAGAAGAATGGTGACCTGGACCTGGGCTACATCGAGTCGGTCTGCCGCGAAATCGGCTACGCCATCCGCGAGAAGAAAGACCGCCACACCGTGGTGGTGCGCAGCACCGTGCTGCCGGGCACCGTGAACAACGTGGTGATCCCGATCATCGAAGACTGCTCGGGCAAGAAGGCCGGCGTCGACTTCGGCGTGGGCACCAACCCGGAGTTCCTGCGCGAATCCACCGCGATCAAGGACTACGACTTCCCGCCCATGACCGTCATCGGTGAACTGGACGCCCAGACCGGCGACCTGCTGGAAGAGATCTACCGCGAACTGGACGCGCCGATCATCCGCAAGACCATCGAGGTCGCCGAGATGATCAAGTACACCTGCAACGTCTGGCACGCCGCCAAGGTCACCTTCGCCAACGAGATCGGCAACATCGCCAAGGCGGTGGGCGTCGACGGCCGCGAGGTGATGGATGTCATCTGCCAGGACAACAAGCTCAACCTGTCGCGCTACTACATGAAGCCCGGCTTCGCCTTCGGCGGTTCCTGCCTGCCCAAGGACGTGCGCGCCCTCACCTACCGTGCCAGCCAGCTGGACGTCGAGCACCCGATGCTCGGCTCGATCATGCGCAGCAACCAGCACCAGGTGCAGAAGGCCTTCGACATCATCGCCGCGCACGGCAGCCGCAAGGTCGGCCTGCTCGGCCTGTCGTTCAAGTCCGGCACCGATGACCTGCGCGAAAGCCCGCTGGTGGAACTGGCCGAGATGCTCATCGGCAAGGGCTACGACCTGCAGATCTTCGACCGCAACGTCGAGTACGCCCGCGTCCATGGCGCGAACAAGGAGTACATCGAATCGAAGATCCCCCACGTTTCCTCGCTGCTGGTCTCGGACCTGGATGCCGTCGTGAAGTCCTCCGACATCCTGGTGCTGGGCAATGGCGACGAGCTGTTCGTCGACGTGGTGAACAAGGCGTCCGAAGGCAAGAAGGTCGTTGACCTGATCGGCTTCATGCCGAGCGTCACCGACGAACGCGCCGAAGGCATCTGCTGGTAA
- the alg8 gene encoding mannuronan synthase, protein MMETYKRVIGEALGWLAFLSLLMVLALAVPKTVFDADSKDFLLLIGAVGIWRYSMGGLHFLRGMLFLYGVYPYYRRKLRKMGDAADPSHVFLMVTSFRIDALTTSMVYRSVIKEAIACGYPTTVVCSIVEMSDEVLIKQQWQKLNPPEHVSLDFVRIPGTGKRDGLAHGFRAISRDLPDEHAVVAVIDGDTVLEPGVVRKTVPWFKLFSNVGGLTTNEFCEVQGGYIMSEWHKLRFAQRHINMCSMALSKRVLTMTGRMSVFRAQVVTDPDFIADVESDHLDHWRLGRFQFLTGDDKSSWYSLMRLGYDTFYVPDAAINTVEHPPEKSFIKASRKLMFRWYGNNLRQNSRALALGPQRLGWFTSVVLFDQRLSMWTCLLGLVAAIIASIKYSIVFLLIYLLWIGITRFILTLLLSLSGHHIGPAYPLILYYNQIVGAMVKIYVFFRLDQQSWTRQNTKLDRGLASFQQWFNTWSSRAMTFSAASVFVAVLLTIV, encoded by the coding sequence ATCATGGAAACCTACAAACGAGTGATCGGTGAAGCCCTGGGCTGGCTGGCCTTTCTCAGCCTGCTGATGGTTTTGGCGCTGGCAGTGCCCAAGACCGTGTTCGACGCCGACTCCAAGGACTTCCTGCTACTGATCGGTGCGGTCGGCATCTGGCGCTATTCCATGGGCGGCCTGCACTTCCTGCGCGGCATGCTGTTCCTCTATGGCGTCTACCCCTACTACCGCCGCAAGCTGCGCAAGATGGGCGACGCGGCCGATCCATCCCATGTATTCCTGATGGTCACCAGTTTCCGCATCGACGCACTGACCACTTCCATGGTCTATCGCTCGGTGATCAAGGAGGCCATCGCCTGCGGCTATCCCACCACCGTGGTGTGCTCCATCGTCGAGATGTCCGACGAGGTGCTGATCAAGCAGCAGTGGCAGAAACTCAATCCGCCGGAACACGTTTCGCTCGACTTCGTGCGTATCCCCGGCACCGGCAAGCGCGACGGCCTGGCCCACGGCTTCCGCGCCATCTCCCGTGACCTGCCGGACGAACACGCCGTGGTCGCGGTGATCGACGGCGACACCGTGCTGGAGCCCGGCGTAGTACGCAAGACCGTGCCCTGGTTCAAGCTGTTCAGCAACGTCGGCGGCCTGACCACCAACGAATTCTGCGAGGTGCAGGGCGGCTACATCATGAGCGAGTGGCACAAGCTGCGCTTCGCCCAACGCCACATCAACATGTGCTCCATGGCCCTGTCCAAGCGCGTGCTGACCATGACCGGGCGCATGTCGGTGTTCCGCGCCCAGGTCGTCACCGACCCGGACTTCATCGCCGACGTGGAAAGCGATCACCTCGACCACTGGCGTCTGGGCCGCTTCCAGTTCCTCACCGGCGACGACAAGTCCAGCTGGTACAGCCTGATGCGCCTGGGCTACGACACCTTCTACGTGCCGGACGCGGCGATCAACACCGTCGAGCACCCGCCGGAAAAGAGCTTCATCAAGGCCAGCCGCAAGCTGATGTTCCGCTGGTACGGCAACAACCTGCGGCAGAACTCCCGCGCCCTGGCCCTGGGCCCGCAACGCCTGGGCTGGTTCACCAGCGTGGTGCTGTTCGACCAGCGCCTGTCGATGTGGACCTGCCTGCTGGGCCTGGTCGCCGCAATCATCGCCAGCATCAAGTACAGCATCGTCTTCCTGCTGATTTACCTGCTGTGGATCGGCATCACCCGATTCATCTTGACCCTGCTGCTGTCGCTGTCGGGGCACCACATCGGGCCGGCCTACCCGCTGATTCTTTATTACAACCAGATCGTCGGCGCCATGGTGAAGATCTACGTGTTCTTCCGCCTCGACCAGCAGTCGTGGACCCGCCAGAACACCAAGCTCGACCGCGGTCTGGCCAGCTTCCAGCAATGGTTCAACACCTGGTCCTCACGCGCCATGACCTTTTCCGCGGCCAGCGTCTTCGTTGCCGTACTGCTGACCATCGTCTGA
- a CDS encoding PilZ domain-containing protein, which translates to MNTAVNVNVVHESEAQRQHARVKLPARIRYIGANREGVDARLLDISAGGFAFTAGSAPVQVGDLHKGKLLFQIDSISFSLEVDFQVRSFEPDSRRVGCEFQHLKPREVAALRYLITSFLAGEVISVGDMLNTLQRENFTKARKHGIGSGGMGFFSRIRAVTLSTAIFVVGVGAFAVILNNIYNLYFVTHADSGVVNVANQQITMPREGTVESLVEAGADVAKGAPIATFSANLLDLLKGNLTEEQLSPSNIEKLFGHQMKGTLTSPCDCRVVEQRVANGQFANKGDIIFTLTPRDSTATVEARFPYRNAAELSPGTAVHFQIAGDSEVRGGRIVRTAPVDGDLASEIRVQIQPDQPLDTLLAGRPTEVSIGGLPGRTLLNKAMALATAR; encoded by the coding sequence ATGAATACCGCCGTCAACGTCAATGTCGTGCACGAATCCGAAGCCCAGCGCCAGCACGCCCGGGTCAAACTGCCCGCGCGCATCCGCTACATCGGTGCCAACCGTGAAGGCGTCGATGCCCGCCTGCTGGACATCTCCGCCGGGGGCTTCGCCTTCACCGCGGGCAGCGCGCCGGTCCAGGTGGGCGACCTGCACAAGGGCAAGCTGCTGTTCCAGATCGACAGCATCAGCTTCTCCCTGGAAGTCGACTTCCAGGTGCGCTCCTTCGAGCCGGACAGCCGCCGCGTCGGCTGCGAATTCCAGCACCTGAAGCCGCGCGAGGTCGCCGCCCTGCGCTACCTGATCACCTCCTTCCTCGCCGGTGAAGTGATCAGCGTCGGCGACATGCTCAACACCCTGCAGCGCGAGAACTTCACCAAGGCCCGCAAGCACGGCATCGGCAGCGGCGGCATGGGCTTCTTCAGCCGCATCCGCGCGGTGACCCTGAGCACCGCCATCTTCGTGGTCGGCGTCGGCGCCTTCGCGGTGATCCTCAACAACATCTACAACCTGTACTTCGTCACCCACGCCGACTCGGGCGTGGTCAACGTCGCCAACCAGCAGATCACCATGCCGCGCGAAGGCACCGTGGAGAGCCTGGTGGAGGCTGGCGCCGACGTCGCCAAGGGCGCGCCGATCGCCACCTTCTCCGCCAACCTGCTGGACCTGCTCAAGGGCAACCTGACCGAAGAGCAGCTCAGCCCGAGCAACATCGAGAAGCTGTTCGGCCACCAGATGAAAGGCACCCTGACCAGCCCGTGCGACTGCCGCGTGGTCGAGCAGCGCGTGGCCAACGGCCAGTTCGCCAACAAGGGCGACATCATCTTCACCCTGACCCCGCGCGACAGCACCGCCACCGTCGAGGCCCGCTTCCCCTACCGCAACGCCGCCGAACTCTCGCCGGGCACCGCCGTGCACTTCCAGATCGCCGGTGACAGCGAAGTGCGTGGCGGCCGCATCGTCCGCACCGCGCCGGTGGACGGCGACCTCGCCTCGGAAATCCGTGTACAGATCCAGCCGGACCAGCCGCTGGACACCCTGCTCGCCGGTCGTCCGACCGAAGTCAGCATCGGCGGCCTGCCGGGCCGCACCCTGCTGAACAAGGCGATGGCCCTGGCCACCGCACGCTAA
- the algK gene encoding alginate biosynthesis TPR repeat lipoprotein AlgK — protein sequence MNRPVEALALKMAPKLALALAIAVAAGCAGLPDQRLAQEALERGDIATAQANFQALATMGYADAQVGLADMQTATGDPAEQARAEKLYREAAETSPRARARLGKWLAAKPGGTDAEHREAEQLLTRAFNEGEDSALVPLIVLYLQYPQAWPNVNPQQRIDQWREQGLPQADLAQIILYRTQGTYNQHLGEIEQVCQRWLSRMDVCWMELATVYQIQGNKDKQNAHIEALKTTWKAGHVPSERVDSVAGVLADENLGTPDPQAAQALLTEIAPAYPAAWVSLAKLQYDNPDLGDLDQMLSYLKKAQDAAQPRAELLLGRLYYDGKWAPQEPQKAEQYLLKAAATEPQAHYYLGQIYRRGYLGKVYPQKAVDHLLIAARAGQASADMALAQLFSQGRGVRPNLVNAYVFGELAKRQQVPTATDLMALIEPQIQPADRTAAQQLLKREEQTRGANWQATVSLLQNNQEQENL from the coding sequence ATGAACCGTCCCGTCGAAGCCCTTGCCCTGAAGATGGCCCCTAAGCTGGCCCTGGCACTGGCCATCGCCGTGGCCGCTGGCTGCGCCGGCCTGCCTGACCAGCGCCTGGCCCAGGAAGCCCTGGAACGTGGCGACATCGCCACCGCCCAGGCCAACTTCCAGGCCCTGGCGACCATGGGTTACGCCGACGCACAGGTCGGACTGGCCGACATGCAAACCGCCACCGGCGACCCCGCCGAGCAGGCCCGCGCCGAGAAGCTCTACCGCGAAGCGGCCGAGACCTCCCCGCGCGCCCGTGCCCGCCTGGGCAAGTGGCTGGCGGCCAAGCCCGGCGGCACCGACGCCGAGCACCGCGAAGCCGAGCAACTGCTGACCCGCGCCTTCAACGAGGGCGAGGACAGCGCACTGGTGCCGCTGATCGTCCTCTACCTGCAATACCCGCAGGCCTGGCCGAACGTGAACCCGCAGCAGCGCATCGACCAGTGGCGCGAACAGGGCCTGCCGCAGGCGGACCTGGCGCAGATCATCCTCTACCGCACCCAGGGCACCTACAACCAGCACCTGGGCGAGATCGAGCAGGTCTGCCAGCGCTGGCTGAGCCGCATGGACGTGTGCTGGATGGAACTGGCCACCGTGTACCAGATCCAGGGCAACAAGGATAAGCAGAACGCCCATATCGAAGCGCTCAAGACCACCTGGAAGGCCGGCCACGTGCCCTCCGAGCGCGTCGACTCGGTGGCTGGCGTGCTGGCCGACGAAAACCTCGGCACGCCTGACCCGCAAGCCGCCCAGGCGCTGCTTACCGAAATCGCCCCGGCCTACCCCGCGGCCTGGGTGAGCCTGGCCAAGCTGCAGTACGACAACCCCGACCTGGGCGACCTGGACCAGATGCTCAGTTACCTGAAGAAAGCCCAGGACGCCGCCCAACCGCGCGCCGAGCTGCTGCTGGGCCGCCTCTACTACGACGGCAAGTGGGCCCCGCAGGAGCCGCAGAAGGCCGAACAGTACCTGCTCAAGGCCGCCGCCACCGAGCCCCAGGCGCATTACTACCTCGGCCAGATCTACCGCCGTGGCTACCTGGGCAAGGTCTACCCGCAGAAAGCGGTGGACCACCTGCTGATCGCCGCGCGGGCCGGGCAGGCCAGCGCCGACATGGCGCTCGCGCAATTGTTTTCCCAAGGACGTGGCGTTCGGCCGAATTTGGTCAACGCTTACGTCTTCGGCGAGCTTGCAAAACGCCAGCAGGTCCCCACCGCAACTGACCTGATGGCGCTGATCGAGCCGCAGATACAACCGGCCGACCGCACTGCGGCCCAGCAGTTGCTCAAGCGCGAGGAACAAACGCGCGGCGCCAACTGGCAAGCCACCGTCAGCCTTCTGCAGAACAACCAGGAACAAGAAAACCTATGA
- a CDS encoding alginate export family protein, with translation MLGAGISLAGTLFGSLALAAEEPPKNYGLDVKITAESEDDRDLGTAHGGDLNGLGIDLRPWAFGQWGDWSAYVMGQAVAATDTIQTDTLQNDDINNDSTQGSDNKREPDDAYLALREFWVDYAGLTQYPGEHLRFGRQRLREDSGMWQDTNIEALNWTFDTTLLRAHVGAAQRFSDYRTDITDLAPDDKDRTHVFGDISTQWMPQHWVGLRLHHSDDSGSLPDPGETVDSLDKRSTGDLTWVGIEANGDGYNWRSQMPINYWASATWLTGNRDRLTTVPVNGERIATGKQSGDVDAYGADLGLRWNIDEQWRVGGAYARGSGGGKNGEDQFEQTGLESNRSNFTGTRARAHRFGEAFRGELSNLEAATLFGSWQLREDYDASVIYNKFRRVDSDSDIGNSGISAPLVNDSKDIGQEVDLVMTKYFKQGLLPASMSQAIDEPSALVRFRGGVFKPGDAYGSHVDSTMHHAFVDVIWRF, from the coding sequence ATGCTCGGCGCCGGCATCAGCCTCGCCGGCACCCTGTTCGGCAGTCTTGCTCTGGCGGCAGAGGAGCCGCCAAAGAACTACGGCCTTGACGTCAAGATCACCGCTGAATCCGAGGATGACCGCGACCTGGGCACCGCCCACGGCGGCGACCTCAACGGCCTGGGTATCGACCTGCGCCCCTGGGCCTTCGGCCAGTGGGGCGACTGGAGCGCCTACGTGATGGGTCAGGCGGTCGCCGCCACCGACACCATCCAGACCGACACCCTGCAGAACGACGACATCAACAACGACAGCACCCAGGGCAGCGACAACAAGCGCGAGCCGGACGACGCCTACCTGGCCCTGCGCGAGTTCTGGGTGGACTACGCCGGCCTCACCCAGTACCCCGGCGAGCACCTGCGTTTCGGCCGCCAGCGCCTGCGCGAAGACAGCGGCATGTGGCAGGACACCAACATCGAGGCCCTGAACTGGACCTTCGACACCACCCTGCTGCGTGCCCATGTCGGCGCCGCCCAGCGCTTCTCCGACTACCGCACCGACATCACCGACCTGGCGCCGGATGACAAGGACCGCACCCACGTCTTCGGCGACATCTCCACGCAGTGGATGCCCCAGCACTGGGTGGGCCTGCGCCTGCACCACTCCGATGACAGCGGCAGCCTGCCGGACCCGGGCGAGACCGTCGACTCCCTGGACAAGCGCTCCACCGGCGACCTGACCTGGGTCGGCATCGAAGCCAACGGCGACGGCTACAACTGGCGCTCGCAGATGCCCATCAACTACTGGGCCAGCGCCACCTGGCTGACCGGTAACCGCGACCGCCTGACCACCGTCCCGGTGAACGGCGAGCGCATCGCCACCGGCAAGCAGAGTGGCGACGTGGATGCCTACGGCGCCGACCTCGGCCTGCGCTGGAACATCGACGAGCAGTGGCGCGTCGGCGGTGCCTACGCCCGTGGCAGCGGCGGTGGCAAGAACGGCGAAGACCAGTTCGAACAGACCGGCCTGGAAAGCAACCGCTCCAACTTCACCGGCACCCGCGCCCGCGCGCATCGCTTCGGCGAGGCCTTCCGGGGTGAGCTCTCGAACCTTGAGGCCGCCACCCTGTTCGGCTCCTGGCAACTGCGCGAGGACTACGACGCCAGCGTCATCTACAACAAGTTCCGGCGCGTGGACAGCGACTCGGATATCGGCAACAGCGGCATCAGCGCCCCGCTGGTCAACGACTCCAAGGACATCGGCCAAGAGGTCGACCTGGTCATGACCAAGTACTTCAAGCAGGGCCTGCTGCCGGCATCGATGAGCCAGGCAATCGACGAACCGTCGGCGCTGGTGCGCTTCCGTGGCGGTGTGTTCAAGCCCGGCGACGCCTACGGCAGCCACGTCGACTCGACCATGCACCACGCCTTCGTCGATGTGATCTGGCGCTTCTGA
- the algG gene encoding mannuronan 5-epimerase AlgG, translating into MNRHPLHALPLTALLLGGLFSATAPVWAAPPADKAHASAKVEASAHGKNGNAKAKDSSAEKAPEAPSGTEPGQTKTLKESGSYTVTAAPSEPLHMEPPKLPDLSGYTAEAVQKKIDRSKHGKAVVQRMVQQQPLKEFTGGKNRLAEWVKRQRQMPQAIFIEGGYVSLADLAAKLPKTALEEVEPGIYIARLPIVVNQGATLEIDGKVKELRLSQDRGAFLVNDGKLFVRDSKVTAWNEAKKEPAWFKSPNEFRPFLISWGGAEAYLVNSTFTSFGYNASKAYGISISQYSPGMDKTMKRPRPKGWVIGSTFVDAWYGFYCYEADDLVVRGNTYKDNVIYGIDPHDRSRRLVIAENVVHGTKKKHGIIVSREVNDSWIFHNKTYDNHLSGIVLDRNSERNLVAYNEVYRNHSDGITLYESSDNLIYGNQVLANQRHGIRIRNSVNIRLYENLAAGNHLMGVYGHIKDLSDTDRNIDLDPFDTKVSLIVVGGKLAGNGSGPLSVDSPLSLELYKVAMLGPTKSSGISFNGVLGEKQDQILDLLVRQQRAVLLDPVESQAELQN; encoded by the coding sequence ATGAACCGCCATCCGTTACACGCCCTGCCGCTGACCGCGCTGCTGCTTGGCGGCCTGTTCAGCGCCACCGCGCCGGTGTGGGCCGCGCCGCCCGCGGACAAGGCCCACGCCAGCGCGAAGGTGGAAGCCTCCGCCCATGGCAAGAACGGCAATGCAAAAGCAAAAGACAGCAGTGCCGAAAAAGCCCCCGAAGCCCCCTCGGGCACCGAACCGGGCCAGACCAAGACGCTGAAGGAATCCGGCAGCTACACCGTGACTGCCGCGCCCAGCGAGCCGCTGCACATGGAACCGCCCAAGCTGCCTGACCTCTCCGGCTACACCGCCGAGGCCGTGCAGAAGAAGATCGACCGCAGCAAGCATGGCAAGGCCGTGGTGCAGCGCATGGTCCAGCAGCAGCCGCTGAAGGAATTCACCGGCGGCAAGAACCGCCTCGCCGAGTGGGTGAAGCGCCAACGCCAGATGCCCCAGGCGATCTTCATCGAAGGCGGCTACGTCAGCCTCGCCGACCTCGCCGCCAAGCTGCCGAAAACCGCGCTGGAAGAGGTCGAACCGGGCATCTACATTGCCCGCCTGCCGATCGTGGTGAACCAGGGCGCGACCCTGGAGATCGATGGCAAGGTCAAGGAACTGCGCCTGTCCCAGGACCGCGGCGCCTTCCTGGTCAACGACGGCAAGCTGTTCGTGCGCGACTCCAAGGTCACCGCCTGGAACGAGGCGAAGAAAGAGCCGGCCTGGTTCAAGAGCCCGAACGAATTCCGTCCGTTCCTGATTTCCTGGGGCGGCGCCGAGGCCTACCTGGTGAACAGCACCTTCACCAGCTTCGGCTACAACGCCTCCAAGGCCTACGGCATCTCCATCTCCCAGTACAGCCCAGGCATGGACAAGACCATGAAGCGCCCGCGCCCGAAAGGCTGGGTGATCGGCTCGACCTTCGTCGACGCCTGGTACGGCTTCTACTGCTACGAGGCGGACGACCTCGTGGTACGCGGCAACACCTACAAGGACAACGTCATCTACGGCATCGACCCGCACGACCGCTCGCGCCGCCTGGTCATCGCCGAGAACGTCGTCCATGGAACCAAGAAGAAGCACGGCATCATCGTTTCCCGTGAGGTGAACGACAGCTGGATCTTCCACAACAAGACCTACGACAACCACCTCTCCGGGATCGTCCTGGACCGTAACTCCGAACGCAACCTGGTGGCCTACAACGAGGTGTACCGCAACCACTCCGACGGCATCACCCTCTACGAGTCGAGCGACAACCTCATCTACGGCAACCAGGTGCTGGCCAACCAGCGCCACGGCATCCGCATCCGCAACAGCGTGAACATCCGCCTGTACGAGAACCTGGCCGCCGGCAACCATCTGATGGGCGTTTACGGCCACATCAAGGACCTGTCCGACACCGACCGCAACATCGACCTCGACCCCTTCGATACCAAGGTCTCGTTGATCGTGGTCGGCGGCAAGCTGGCCGGCAATGGCTCCGGCCCCCTGTCGGTGGACTCGCCGCTGTCGCTGGAGCTCTACAAGGTGGCCATGCTCGGCCCGACCAAATCCTCCGGGATCAGCTTCAACGGAGTGCTCGGCGAGAAGCAGGACCAGATCCTGGACCTGCTGGTGCGCCAGCAACGCGCCGTGCTGCTCGACCCCGTGGAAAGCCAGGCCGAATTGCAGAACTGA
- a CDS encoding alginate O-acetyltransferase, with translation MKRMTSNLLRLSGLTASLLLAHQALAADASAPTYTAQPTAALCPNAANDAAYNTKYLGFFTHLVPAQEDWLFRTTYDLRTDFGTTAEGWRELKQLRDELKRKGIDLVVVYQPTRGLVNREKLNPQEKASFNYELAKQNYLATIAQFRKAGIYTPDFSPLFDEKQEHPFYFKGDHHWTPYGAMRSAKIVAETLKEIPAYKDVPKKEFESKRVGLLSKLGTFHKAAAQLCGSGYAPQYVDRFETEPVGDSGGGDLFGEGGDAQVALVGTSNSGPAYNFAGFLEEYAKVDILNNAVSGGGFDSSLLAYMTSKEFHDKPPKILIWEFATHYDMAQKSFYRQAMPLVDNGCANGKPALTRKVKLHPGSNEVLVNSGAMPIRSGSYTADVTYSDPGVHELKNTIWYMNGRREQLKIEQSKSVDTGGRYVFELRNDEDWSNQQFLSLEIEAPEDMPAGLEVEAKLCQTPTAKSADVAAN, from the coding sequence ATGAAACGTATGACTTCCAACCTGTTGCGCCTGTCGGGCCTCACCGCCAGCCTGCTGCTCGCCCACCAGGCCCTGGCCGCCGACGCCTCGGCGCCGACCTACACCGCCCAGCCGACCGCTGCGCTGTGCCCGAACGCGGCCAACGACGCGGCCTACAACACCAAGTACCTGGGCTTCTTCACCCACCTGGTGCCGGCCCAGGAAGACTGGCTGTTCCGTACCACCTACGACCTGCGCACCGACTTCGGCACCACGGCCGAAGGCTGGCGCGAGCTCAAGCAACTGCGCGACGAACTCAAGCGCAAGGGCATCGACCTGGTGGTGGTCTACCAGCCCACCCGCGGCCTGGTGAACCGCGAGAAGCTCAACCCGCAGGAGAAGGCCAGCTTCAACTACGAACTGGCCAAGCAGAACTACCTGGCGACCATCGCCCAGTTCCGCAAGGCCGGCATCTACACCCCGGACTTCTCCCCACTGTTCGACGAGAAGCAGGAGCACCCCTTCTACTTCAAGGGTGACCACCACTGGACGCCCTACGGCGCGATGCGCAGCGCAAAGATCGTGGCCGAGACACTGAAGGAAATCCCCGCCTACAAGGACGTGCCGAAGAAGGAATTCGAAAGCAAGCGCGTGGGCCTGCTGTCCAAGCTCGGCACCTTCCACAAGGCCGCCGCCCAGCTCTGCGGCAGCGGCTATGCGCCGCAGTACGTCGACCGCTTCGAGACCGAACCGGTAGGCGATTCGGGCGGCGGCGATCTGTTCGGTGAAGGCGGCGATGCCCAGGTCGCGCTGGTCGGCACCTCCAACAGCGGCCCGGCCTACAACTTCGCCGGCTTCCTGGAGGAGTACGCCAAGGTCGACATCCTCAACAACGCGGTCTCCGGCGGCGGCTTCGACAGCTCCCTGCTGGCGTACATGACCAGCAAGGAATTCCACGACAAGCCGCCGAAGATCCTCATCTGGGAATTCGCCACCCACTACGACATGGCGCAGAAGAGCTTCTACCGCCAGGCCATGCCGCTGGTGGACAACGGCTGCGCCAACGGCAAGCCGGCGTTGACCCGCAAGGTCAAGCTGCATCCGGGCAGCAACGAGGTGCTGGTCAACAGCGGCGCCATGCCGATCCGTTCGGGCAGCTACACCGCCGACGTCACCTACTCGGACCCCGGCGTGCACGAACTCAAGAACACCATCTGGTACATGAACGGTCGGCGCGAACAGCTGAAGATCGAGCAGTCCAAGTCGGTGGACACCGGTGGACGCTACGTCTTCGAGCTGCGCAACGACGAAGACTGGTCGAACCAGCAGTTCCTCTCCCTGGAAATCGAGGCGCCGGAAGACATGCCGGCGGGTCTGGAGGTCGAGGCCAAGCTCTGTCAGACCCCAACAGCCAAGTCGGCCGATGTGGCCGCCAACTAG